A region from the Arthrobacter gengyunqii genome encodes:
- a CDS encoding SAM-dependent methyltransferase, with product MTDDTLLELPPLYESLTWLTPLSEERAAHLVAFLSDPAPAEVLDMGCGWGELLLRVLTAAPQARGRGVDSASATIDRAKQQALARGLHNRATFDSTHGAEAEARPADAVICIGASQIWGPPVEDAQPLDYAAALRALRALVLPGGRLVYGEAIWSATPHPAATAPLAGRDDEYLTADALREQIRAVGFEVVDGDQASVQEWDAFEAGYRDRFTRWLEAHDAHHPAAGQVRRQYEEQRAAYEEGYRGVLGMVYFCLRG from the coding sequence GTGACCGACGACACTTTGCTTGAACTGCCGCCCCTATATGAGTCCCTGACCTGGCTCACTCCGCTTTCCGAGGAACGTGCCGCTCACCTTGTGGCGTTCTTGTCCGACCCGGCGCCGGCTGAGGTTCTGGACATGGGGTGCGGATGGGGCGAACTGCTGCTTCGGGTTTTGACGGCGGCCCCGCAGGCACGGGGACGCGGAGTGGACAGTGCTTCCGCAACCATCGACCGGGCGAAGCAACAGGCATTGGCTCGTGGGCTGCACAACAGAGCGACGTTTGATTCGACGCACGGGGCAGAAGCTGAGGCTCGCCCCGCAGATGCCGTCATCTGCATCGGCGCGAGCCAGATCTGGGGGCCGCCGGTAGAGGACGCGCAGCCGCTCGACTACGCCGCAGCCCTGCGCGCCCTTCGAGCCCTGGTGCTCCCCGGCGGCCGACTCGTCTACGGCGAGGCGATCTGGTCAGCAACACCTCATCCGGCTGCTACCGCCCCTCTGGCTGGACGTGATGACGAGTACCTGACAGCGGATGCGCTACGCGAGCAGATCCGTGCCGTTGGTTTCGAGGTGGTGGACGGCGACCAGGCAAGCGTTCAGGAGTGGGACGCCTTCGAGGCCGGATATCGCGACAGGTTTACCCGCTGGCTAGAAGCACATGATGCCCACCATCCCGCCGCAGGGCAGGTCCGTCGGCAATATGAGGAACAGCGCGCTGCATATGAAGAGGGCTACCGAGGCGTACTCGGGATGGTGTATTTCTGCCTAAGGGGGTAG
- a CDS encoding DUF6176 family protein — protein sequence MRVELTRFRVQAGKQEEVAEWMEFLRSHMEAVQETLEPEQMYVETIFSETLDGIDYLYWYSVRGEGGTDLYESSHWLDAKHIEFWKSCIDPAFTPVDLTAQVTMMPARVIDSMHPLPQKQSPGSLPERKH from the coding sequence ATGCGTGTTGAGCTAACTAGATTCCGTGTTCAGGCTGGGAAACAGGAAGAGGTAGCTGAATGGATGGAGTTCTTGCGGTCGCATATGGAGGCTGTGCAGGAGACCCTCGAGCCAGAGCAAATGTACGTGGAAACGATTTTCTCGGAGACTCTCGACGGCATCGACTATCTCTATTGGTACAGCGTGCGGGGCGAGGGTGGTACTGACCTTTATGAGTCTTCGCACTGGCTTGATGCCAAACACATCGAGTTCTGGAAGTCCTGCATTGATCCTGCTTTTACTCCTGTCGACCTCACTGCGCAGGTGACGATGATGCCCGCCCGTGTCATCGACTCCATGCATCCGCTGCCGCAGAAGCAATCTCCTGGGTCCTTACCAGAGCGGAAACACTGA
- a CDS encoding VOC family protein, translating into MTLKLGMVTINTTDAELLARWWAEQTNAEITQTNEGWFVVLEGGGLPVMLAFQKVDDQSVGKNSIHLDLAAPDLDAEVDRLLTAGATLVERRGEKSFRWVTLADPHGNEFDVAEQA; encoded by the coding sequence ATGACACTCAAATTAGGCATGGTCACGATCAACACCACAGACGCCGAACTGCTCGCTCGCTGGTGGGCCGAGCAGACCAATGCGGAGATCACCCAGACCAACGAGGGCTGGTTCGTGGTCCTCGAGGGCGGCGGACTGCCGGTGATGCTCGCTTTCCAAAAGGTTGACGACCAGTCCGTCGGAAAGAACAGCATCCATCTCGATCTGGCCGCTCCCGACCTCGACGCCGAGGTCGATCGCTTGCTCACTGCCGGGGCGACCCTGGTCGAGCGCCGGGGCGAGAAAAGCTTTCGGTGGGTCACGCTCGCTGACCCTCACGGCAACGAGTTCGACGTAGCCGAACAGGCCTGA
- the mscL gene encoding large conductance mechanosensitive channel protein MscL gives MLKGFKDFIMKGNVLDLAVAVIIGAAFTTVVNALVNSVLMPFISGLVGSPNFDSFAAVTFNGNQIQFGVLLTAVVNFLLVAAAVYFAIVLPMNKMIERRNRRLGISPEQSADPQVMLLTEIRDALTSQPPNGTAQSPGGPKN, from the coding sequence ATGTTAAAGGGATTCAAAGACTTCATCATGAAGGGCAATGTCCTGGACCTGGCGGTTGCTGTAATCATCGGCGCAGCGTTTACGACCGTCGTCAACGCCCTGGTCAACTCCGTGCTTATGCCGTTCATCTCCGGACTCGTCGGTTCGCCGAACTTCGACAGTTTCGCGGCGGTTACCTTCAACGGGAACCAGATTCAGTTCGGGGTCCTGCTGACCGCCGTCGTGAACTTCCTGCTCGTCGCGGCTGCCGTGTACTTCGCGATCGTGCTGCCGATGAACAAAATGATCGAACGGCGCAACCGCAGACTTGGGATCTCTCCGGAACAGAGCGCGGATCCGCAGGTGATGCTGCTGACCGAGATCCGGGATGCGCTCACTTCGCAGCCGCCGAACGGGACAGCACAGTCCCCGGGCGGGCCGAAAAACTAA
- a CDS encoding DMT family transporter produces MPSFLSPLTSPNSFAQRLRQGSHGRFLTLIITRRVDVLLLLVAVVWGSSYLAAKTLTDTVGVTVILSLRFLITTAALVVIALIWNRRKAGLRESVIGVVLGLTQAAVLILETHGIAGTSATNAGLIISLVVVFTPVAESIAFRVKLPRMVLGAGVIAVVGVCLLVSEDGLATPTPGDTLMLASAIVRAIHVTAVSGLTRGRDYSPLTLTLAQSAVCAVVYTAADHTGVLAAIRTFNPAQWLGVLYLGLACSVFAFLVQTWAIQQTSASRASLLMGTEPIWAVLIGLTVGQDTLALIGLLGAVLIITGTYLGLRAETRHRNQQEATLPYASGPI; encoded by the coding sequence GTGCCATCTTTCCTTTCACCCCTAACCTCACCGAACTCCTTCGCCCAGCGTTTACGACAGGGCTCGCATGGTCGTTTCCTGACCTTGATCATTACGCGACGCGTCGATGTCCTTCTCCTGCTGGTCGCCGTGGTGTGGGGTAGCAGCTACCTGGCAGCGAAAACTCTCACAGACACCGTCGGCGTCACCGTAATCCTCTCCCTGCGGTTCCTCATCACCACCGCTGCGCTGGTCGTAATCGCGCTCATATGGAACCGGCGCAAGGCGGGACTGCGTGAGAGTGTCATCGGCGTCGTGCTCGGCCTCACTCAGGCGGCCGTACTGATCCTGGAAACCCATGGGATCGCCGGCACCAGTGCCACGAATGCCGGCTTGATCATCAGCCTCGTCGTCGTTTTCACCCCAGTCGCCGAGAGCATCGCCTTCCGGGTGAAGCTACCGCGCATGGTACTCGGCGCCGGCGTGATCGCCGTCGTCGGTGTGTGTCTGCTCGTTTCCGAGGATGGGCTCGCTACCCCGACTCCTGGCGACACACTGATGCTCGCCTCCGCGATCGTCCGTGCAATCCACGTCACCGCTGTCTCCGGCCTTACCCGAGGACGGGACTACAGCCCGCTGACTCTGACTCTGGCACAAAGCGCCGTCTGCGCCGTCGTCTACACCGCCGCGGACCATACCGGCGTCCTTGCCGCTATCAGAACCTTCAACCCGGCACAGTGGCTCGGTGTCCTCTACCTGGGCTTGGCCTGCAGCGTCTTCGCGTTCCTCGTCCAAACCTGGGCCATCCAGCAGACCTCTGCTTCACGAGCCAGCCTCCTCATGGGCACCGAACCCATCTGGGCAGTCCTCATCGGACTCACCGTCGGACAGGACACCCTCGCCCTCATCGGGCTCCTCGGCGCCGTACTCATCATCACCGGCACCTACCTCGGATTACGAGCCGAAACCCGCCACCGAAACCAACAAGAAGCGACGCTCCCGTATGCAAGCGGGCCAATCTAG
- a CDS encoding LysR family transcriptional regulator translates to MDVNQLRMLRELGERGSLAAVARAFHVSPSAVSQQLTALQRRVEVPLTERRGRNLVLTGAGQALAEAATQISVAMSSAEQAVSRYVQDPTATVRICAFNSAALTYFGPLLGDLAGEGNPRLVCHDRDVGQDAFPALAADYDLVIAHRLEHSAPWPSSLTVLPLVREPLDVAMSDRHPLAGQSTVGVAELIDEEWVSVQDGFPLVSALHSIAVHAGKSLNITHRINEFFVAAAIIANSPAVALMPRYTAAPQPGSRIVLKPLRDVHLSRHVDILCRPESLYRTAVQKVLRTLQNRATPTRLDGKDAEGTV, encoded by the coding sequence ATGGATGTGAATCAATTGCGAATGCTTAGGGAGCTGGGAGAGCGCGGGAGTCTGGCTGCTGTGGCGCGGGCATTCCACGTTTCACCATCTGCTGTGTCCCAGCAGCTCACCGCGTTACAGCGCCGGGTCGAGGTGCCCCTGACAGAACGCCGAGGTCGAAACTTGGTCCTCACCGGTGCCGGGCAGGCATTGGCCGAAGCAGCCACCCAGATCAGCGTCGCTATGAGCTCCGCGGAGCAGGCCGTGAGCCGGTACGTGCAGGACCCGACCGCGACAGTGAGGATCTGCGCATTCAACAGCGCCGCCCTGACCTACTTCGGCCCACTTCTGGGAGACCTTGCTGGTGAGGGGAATCCCCGCCTTGTTTGTCACGACCGGGACGTAGGGCAAGATGCCTTTCCCGCCCTCGCAGCTGACTATGACCTCGTGATCGCTCACCGCCTCGAGCACAGCGCGCCCTGGCCGTCGTCCCTGACAGTGCTACCCCTGGTGCGTGAACCCTTGGACGTCGCGATGTCGGATCGACATCCTCTGGCCGGTCAATCCACCGTCGGTGTCGCGGAGCTTATCGATGAGGAATGGGTGTCTGTTCAGGATGGATTTCCACTGGTATCAGCTCTGCACAGCATCGCCGTGCATGCAGGCAAGTCCCTGAACATAACGCACCGGATCAACGAGTTCTTCGTTGCCGCCGCGATTATCGCTAACAGTCCCGCCGTCGCGCTCATGCCCCGCTACACCGCAGCACCTCAGCCCGGCAGCCGCATAGTCCTCAAACCACTGCGCGATGTACACCTCAGCAGACACGTCGACATCCTCTGCCGCCCCGAAAGCCTGTACCGAACAGCCGTTCAGAAAGTCCTCAGGACTCTCCAGAACCGTGCCACACCCACTCGTTTGGACGGCAAAGACGCAGAAGGAACCGTCTGA
- a CDS encoding GNAT family N-acetyltransferase, with product MREIHQEVDYVRFENVAPDEVWSEIADLFVSSFAAPPYNESPSDLHSIAQWGPDQLASPGGRLVAASHDKQVIGFALSQRLDQDISWRRRLDAMLPARDAAIMPSRTVIVQELAVRESFRGHGIAKQCIRELLSSRTEHDAVLGVFGQAPQVKEMYTRWGFSELGTCLIYGGTVTLHTLHQRLPWRA from the coding sequence ATGAGAGAGATCCATCAGGAAGTTGATTACGTCCGGTTTGAGAACGTTGCCCCGGATGAAGTCTGGAGTGAGATCGCGGATCTCTTCGTCTCGAGCTTCGCGGCCCCTCCTTACAACGAATCACCAAGCGACCTACACAGCATCGCCCAATGGGGACCCGATCAACTCGCTAGTCCTGGTGGACGACTCGTCGCGGCGAGCCACGACAAGCAGGTGATCGGCTTTGCGCTCTCACAAAGGCTTGACCAAGATATCTCCTGGCGGCGACGACTAGACGCAATGCTGCCAGCGCGAGACGCGGCAATCATGCCATCGAGGACCGTGATCGTCCAGGAACTAGCTGTCCGCGAGAGCTTTCGAGGCCATGGGATAGCCAAACAGTGCATCCGCGAACTTCTCTCGAGCCGAACCGAACACGATGCTGTCCTAGGCGTTTTTGGGCAAGCACCCCAAGTCAAAGAAATGTATACACGATGGGGTTTCTCGGAACTTGGAACCTGCCTCATTTACGGCGGAACCGTGACCCTGCATACCTTGCACCAAAGACTTCCCTGGAGGGCCTAA
- a CDS encoding DUF2332 family protein has protein sequence MNDATAHSEANHPSAACYQPNGRVQLAAIEGPVALLEVGASAGLCLYPDRYSYTYQRGDGQVRVDPPQATDVVLECEWRGNATVPTKVPEVIWRAGIDINPIDISDRENLQWLETLIWPEHEARRQRLHAAAAVVAADPPMLVAGDLNQEIGRLARLAPPEATLVIFHSAVLVYLTRPERQQFVDQVNALDCVWLSNEGLPVLPEITARIPTRTMPKDGAFVLARNGCPIALTGPHGQYSQSLT, from the coding sequence ATGAACGACGCCACAGCGCACTCGGAGGCAAACCACCCATCAGCCGCCTGCTACCAACCTAATGGCCGGGTACAACTAGCCGCCATCGAAGGACCGGTCGCATTGCTGGAAGTTGGAGCCTCAGCCGGGCTCTGCCTTTACCCGGACCGATACAGCTACACCTACCAGCGGGGGGATGGACAGGTCCGGGTGGATCCGCCGCAGGCTACGGATGTGGTGCTCGAATGCGAATGGCGAGGCAATGCCACTGTCCCAACGAAGGTTCCCGAGGTGATCTGGCGCGCGGGTATCGATATAAACCCCATCGACATCAGCGACCGGGAGAACCTGCAGTGGTTGGAGACGCTCATCTGGCCTGAACACGAGGCCAGGCGCCAGCGCCTCCACGCCGCCGCGGCTGTGGTCGCCGCTGATCCGCCGATGCTCGTGGCCGGTGACCTGAACCAGGAGATCGGGAGGCTGGCACGGTTGGCGCCGCCGGAGGCCACTTTGGTCATCTTCCACAGCGCTGTGCTCGTATACCTCACGCGCCCTGAGCGGCAGCAATTCGTGGACCAGGTGAATGCCCTTGACTGCGTCTGGCTAAGTAACGAAGGCCTGCCGGTCTTGCCCGAGATCACCGCCCGGATCCCTACCCGGACGATGCCAAAAGACGGTGCCTTTGTTCTGGCCAGAAACGGTTGCCCGATCGCGCTCACCGGGCCCCATGGACAATACTCCCAGTCCCTAACCTGA
- a CDS encoding IS481 family transposase, whose protein sequence is MSHSNARLTVYGRLLIVHRHQSGWKQAHIAAAMGVSRKCVKTWIDRYDAEGEAGLATRSSRPHTMPTRTSTEVEQKVLAARAEHRAGPDVLGPMLGVPARTVSRILRRHGTAFLRDCDPITGEVIRSSKATAVRYERETPGELVHMDVKKLGKIPDGGGWKAHGRQMGSTNARKQIKVGYDYVHSVIDDHSRLAYSEILPDEKGPTCAGFLERAITYFASHGITRIERLMTDNAWAYRYSLRDLCAAYGITQKFIKPHCPWQNGKVERLNRTLATEWAYRRIFTSNDERAAALAPWLEHYNNERRHSALGGKPPISRLLPT, encoded by the coding sequence GTGTCCCACAGTAATGCCCGTTTGACCGTTTATGGCCGGCTGCTGATCGTCCATCGCCACCAGTCTGGCTGGAAACAGGCCCATATCGCGGCCGCTATGGGTGTCTCACGCAAGTGCGTGAAGACCTGGATCGACCGCTACGACGCTGAAGGCGAAGCAGGGCTGGCCACACGATCCTCCCGGCCGCACACGATGCCAACGCGCACCAGCACCGAGGTTGAGCAGAAGGTTCTCGCTGCCCGTGCCGAGCATCGCGCCGGGCCCGACGTGCTCGGACCGATGCTGGGCGTCCCGGCGCGAACGGTGTCCCGGATCCTTCGCCGCCATGGCACGGCCTTCCTGCGTGACTGCGACCCGATCACCGGAGAGGTGATCCGCTCATCGAAGGCCACTGCCGTGCGGTACGAGCGCGAAACGCCCGGCGAGCTGGTGCACATGGACGTCAAAAAGCTCGGCAAGATCCCCGACGGCGGCGGCTGGAAGGCCCACGGGCGGCAAATGGGCTCCACGAACGCGCGCAAGCAGATCAAAGTCGGCTACGACTACGTCCACTCCGTGATCGATGATCACTCCCGGCTGGCCTACAGCGAGATCCTGCCCGACGAGAAGGGACCGACCTGCGCGGGGTTCCTGGAACGTGCCATCACCTACTTCGCTTCACACGGCATCACACGGATCGAGCGCTTGATGACCGACAACGCCTGGGCCTACCGCTACTCGCTGCGTGATCTCTGCGCCGCCTACGGCATCACGCAGAAGTTCATCAAACCGCACTGCCCCTGGCAGAACGGCAAGGTGGAGCGCCTGAACCGCACCCTGGCCACCGAATGGGCCTACCGACGGATCTTCACCAGCAACGACGAGCGGGCAGCGGCACTTGCGCCATGGCTCGAGCACTACAACAATGAACGACGCCACAGCGCACTCGGAGGCAAACCACCCATCAGCCGCCTGCTACCAACCTAA
- a CDS encoding DUF2332 family protein, with the protein MTIAKNYRRFAELEAHGVSDIYEDWALGVAEDPSVQALVGGLPPAKRQPNLVFAAARSQGAPLGDYENFRTWLLRNWQNVDPVIRTRSTQTNEAGRCAVLLPELAVPGQDVGNGVSG; encoded by the coding sequence ATGACCATTGCGAAGAATTACCGGCGTTTCGCGGAACTCGAAGCACACGGCGTTTCCGACATTTATGAGGACTGGGCCCTCGGCGTCGCCGAAGATCCGTCGGTGCAGGCACTGGTGGGCGGGCTTCCGCCGGCTAAGCGGCAACCGAACCTGGTCTTCGCCGCTGCACGGTCCCAGGGCGCACCCCTCGGAGACTACGAGAACTTCCGAACCTGGCTTCTCCGCAACTGGCAGAACGTGGACCCGGTCATCCGCACCCGCTCCACCCAGACCAACGAGGCCGGTCGGTGCGCGGTCCTCCTTCCCGAACTAGCTGTACCCGGCCAGGACGTTGGTAACGGCGTGTCTGGTTGA
- a CDS encoding adenylyl-sulfate kinase, whose product MRSHVLFISGRSGVGKSTAALALHEQLIGHDVQHAVIEGDYLDLAHPAPHVAFPADSLAEQNLAAMWTAYRSLGYHRLIYTNTAAVLTLSSLVAALGDDPLVTAVLLRSSDEYARPRLERRNHGAIDPSLIGHSAFMANLLDKEAPASVHRIDTDQLQPSEVAAQLLALTNWA is encoded by the coding sequence ATGCGCTCCCACGTCCTTTTCATCAGCGGCCGTTCCGGCGTCGGCAAGTCCACCGCTGCATTGGCCCTGCACGAACAACTCATTGGACACGACGTCCAGCACGCCGTCATCGAGGGCGATTACCTCGACCTAGCCCATCCCGCACCACATGTGGCATTTCCCGCAGACAGCCTCGCCGAGCAGAACCTGGCCGCGATGTGGACCGCCTACCGATCACTGGGTTACCACCGACTCATCTACACCAATACGGCGGCCGTCCTTACACTGTCCAGCTTGGTGGCAGCTCTGGGCGATGATCCACTCGTCACGGCGGTTCTGCTGCGCAGCAGCGACGAATACGCTCGTCCACGGTTGGAGCGCCGAAATCACGGAGCAATCGACCCCTCTCTGATCGGTCATAGTGCCTTTATGGCGAACCTGCTCGATAAGGAAGCTCCGGCCTCCGTGCACCGGATCGATACCGACCAGCTCCAACCGTCAGAGGTGGCGGCCCAACTGCTTGCTCTAACGAATTGGGCGTAA
- a CDS encoding recombinase family protein produces MSAHIVGYARVSTTEQDLTAQQNQLAALGVPEDLIYTDHGLTGTNRDRPGLRQALAAVRDGDTFVITKLDRLARSLPDARDILEELTKKNVKLSIGGSIHDPSDPVGRLLFNVLAMVAEFESDLIRARTREGMQIAKAKGRLRGKQPKLSKSQEAHVVSLYNAGEHTTTEIAELFQVARSTVYRIIQRTHPPGN; encoded by the coding sequence ATGAGTGCCCACATCGTCGGTTACGCCCGCGTGTCCACCACCGAGCAGGACCTCACAGCCCAGCAGAACCAACTCGCAGCCCTCGGTGTCCCCGAAGACCTGATCTACACCGACCACGGGTTGACCGGCACCAACCGTGACCGGCCCGGGCTGCGTCAGGCCCTGGCGGCAGTCCGTGACGGGGACACCTTCGTCATCACCAAACTTGACCGTCTCGCCCGTTCCTTGCCCGACGCCCGTGACATCCTCGAAGAACTCACGAAAAAGAATGTGAAGCTCAGCATCGGCGGATCCATCCACGATCCGTCGGACCCCGTCGGACGGCTGCTGTTCAACGTCCTCGCCATGGTTGCCGAGTTCGAATCCGATCTCATCCGGGCCCGCACTCGGGAGGGCATGCAGATCGCCAAAGCCAAAGGCCGGCTTCGCGGCAAACAGCCCAAACTCTCCAAATCGCAGGAAGCACACGTGGTCTCGCTGTACAACGCAGGAGAACACACCACCACGGAGATCGCAGAACTCTTCCAGGTCGCCCGCAGCACGGTGTACCGCATCATCCAGCGAACACACCCCCCAGGCAACTGA
- a CDS encoding histidine phosphatase family protein produces the protein MATVILVRHGRTTANASGLLAGRTPGVSLDQTGRDQAAVTGDRLAAVPLVGVVSSPLERCRQTAQLILDRQQGAPHAPIEADLNECDYGSWQNRTLADLAKDELWPVVQSQPSAVTFPGGESMAAMQARSVAAIRRHDAAFEAEHGPGAVWAAVSHGDIIKSVLADALGMHLDLFQRITVGPASVSIVHYGKGRPTVFATNTDAGDLSWLAASTAPGDAPVGGGAGHTAPPAQ, from the coding sequence ATGGCAACAGTAATTCTCGTGCGGCACGGCCGCACCACAGCGAACGCCTCCGGGCTGCTGGCCGGCCGCACCCCCGGCGTCTCCCTCGACCAGACGGGCCGTGACCAGGCGGCCGTCACCGGGGACCGGCTCGCCGCCGTACCCCTGGTCGGCGTGGTGTCGAGCCCGCTTGAGCGGTGCCGGCAGACCGCACAGCTCATTCTGGACCGCCAGCAGGGCGCTCCGCATGCGCCGATTGAAGCTGACCTTAACGAGTGCGATTACGGCTCCTGGCAAAACCGCACGCTCGCTGATCTCGCGAAGGATGAGCTGTGGCCGGTGGTGCAGTCCCAGCCCTCCGCCGTCACCTTCCCCGGCGGTGAGTCCATGGCTGCGATGCAGGCCCGGTCGGTGGCCGCCATCCGGCGCCACGACGCGGCTTTCGAAGCCGAACACGGGCCGGGAGCGGTGTGGGCGGCGGTGAGCCACGGGGACATCATCAAGTCGGTCCTGGCCGACGCGCTCGGCATGCACCTGGATCTCTTCCAGCGCATAACCGTGGGCCCGGCCTCCGTGTCGATCGTGCACTACGGCAAGGGCCGCCCCACGGTTTTCGCGACCAACACCGACGCCGGGGACCTGTCCTGGCTGGCGGCCAGCACGGCGCCGGGCGACGCTCCGGTCGGCGGTGGCGCAGGACATACGGCGCCACCGGCCCAATGA
- a CDS encoding DUF3090 family protein: MPTTVHEFAWPDRVVVGTVGVPGQRTFYLQVRTGKQIVSIALEKQQSAQLAEKIDEILDQLMTIEGNPFHVPASTPIELVDNDDLEPVQEQFRTGVLSLGWDPTTAQLVIEAYPLEEVDPDDDGFLEEDDDADPAEVLRVSMPVGTARAFAKRAREVVGAGRPICVICGQPIDADGHTCTFPEA, translated from the coding sequence ATGCCTACAACCGTTCACGAGTTCGCCTGGCCCGACCGCGTTGTCGTCGGCACTGTCGGCGTTCCGGGTCAGCGCACGTTCTACCTGCAGGTACGCACCGGGAAACAGATCGTCAGCATCGCCCTCGAGAAGCAGCAGTCGGCCCAGCTGGCCGAGAAGATCGACGAGATCCTCGACCAGCTCATGACCATCGAAGGCAATCCCTTTCACGTTCCCGCAAGCACACCCATCGAGCTCGTCGACAACGACGATCTCGAGCCGGTTCAGGAGCAGTTCCGCACCGGGGTGTTGAGCCTGGGCTGGGATCCCACCACGGCCCAGCTCGTCATCGAGGCCTATCCCCTCGAAGAGGTTGACCCGGACGACGACGGCTTCCTCGAAGAGGATGACGACGCCGATCCCGCCGAGGTGCTGCGGGTCAGCATGCCGGTGGGCACCGCCCGGGCCTTCGCGAAGCGCGCGCGGGAAGTGGTGGGCGCCGGGCGTCCGATCTGCGTGATCTGCGGTCAGCCGATCGACGCCGACGGGCATACCTGCACCTTCCCCGAGGCCTGA
- a CDS encoding SCO1664 family protein, protein MPASDLGTAELTLTGRITTASNATFLGSIGGAAVVYKPMAGEKPLWDFPDGFLAHREVAAYLVSETLGWNIVPRTFLRDGPLGEGMVQLWQHTDPEQTAVDLVAADDVPGTGWKEVLEGEDQNGRIVALIHEDTPALRRMAVFDVLVNNADRKGDHILAMGGGHRYGVDHGLTFHSDHKLRTVLWGWIGEELTAEELEGIDRILEGLRGKLGSELSELLTAEEIASLAARCARLRSAGQFPAPSGGMPAVPWPLF, encoded by the coding sequence ATGCCGGCGTCGGACCTGGGAACCGCTGAGCTGACGCTTACCGGCCGCATCACGACGGCGTCGAACGCCACCTTTCTGGGCTCCATTGGCGGTGCCGCCGTCGTCTACAAACCGATGGCGGGCGAGAAGCCGCTGTGGGACTTTCCCGACGGGTTCCTGGCGCACCGGGAGGTGGCCGCCTACCTGGTGTCGGAGACCCTGGGCTGGAACATCGTGCCGCGCACCTTCCTGCGGGACGGCCCGCTGGGCGAAGGAATGGTGCAGCTCTGGCAGCACACGGACCCGGAGCAGACCGCGGTGGACCTGGTGGCTGCGGACGACGTGCCCGGAACCGGCTGGAAAGAGGTCCTTGAGGGTGAGGACCAAAACGGACGGATCGTCGCCCTCATTCACGAAGACACGCCGGCGCTGCGACGGATGGCAGTGTTCGACGTGCTGGTCAACAATGCCGACCGCAAAGGCGACCACATCCTCGCCATGGGCGGCGGCCACCGGTACGGCGTGGACCACGGGCTCACCTTCCACAGCGACCACAAACTGCGGACGGTGCTGTGGGGCTGGATCGGCGAAGAGTTGACCGCCGAGGAACTCGAGGGCATCGACCGGATCCTCGAGGGACTGCGGGGGAAGCTGGGCTCGGAGCTGTCGGAGCTGCTCACGGCCGAGGAAATTGCTTCGCTAGCCGCGCGCTGCGCGCGGCTGCGCTCGGCCGGACAGTTTCCGGCGCCGAGCGGCGGAATGCCCGCGGTGCCCTGGCCGCTGTTCTAA